In one window of Skermanella rosea DNA:
- a CDS encoding MFS transporter, which translates to MPLALLALTIAAYAIGTTEFVIVGLLPTVAIDLGITLPLAGLIVSAYALGVTFGAPVLTALTGRIDRKPLLLGLMGLFVVGNAAAALSPGYELLLAARVLSAFAHGVFFSVGSTIAADLVPENRRASAIAMMFAGLTVAIVTGVPLGTFIGQTFGWRATFWGVAGLGAVALAGIAALLPSNLSKAPPASVMDQVRVLGSTRLLIVFAMTALGYGGTFVTFTFLAQVLQQVSGFDASSVSLILILYGLAIAAGNIAGGRIADRDPVRALTVLFALQTAVLVLFSFTMISPAWALITLAALGFLQFANVPGLQLYVVQLARLHRPGAVDVASALNIAAFNLGIAAGAWIGGLVVDSPLGLPATPWVGAVLVAGALGLTVWSGALDRRPRQALQTA; encoded by the coding sequence ATGCCATTAGCCTTGTTAGCCCTGACGATCGCGGCCTACGCGATCGGCACCACCGAATTCGTGATCGTCGGCCTGCTGCCGACCGTCGCCATCGACCTGGGGATCACCCTGCCGCTCGCCGGCCTGATCGTCAGCGCCTATGCCCTCGGCGTCACCTTCGGCGCCCCGGTCCTGACCGCCCTCACAGGCCGCATCGACCGCAAGCCCCTGTTGCTCGGCCTCATGGGCCTGTTCGTCGTGGGCAACGCCGCCGCGGCGCTCAGCCCCGGCTATGAACTGCTGCTGGCGGCGCGCGTGCTGTCCGCCTTCGCCCACGGCGTCTTCTTCTCCGTCGGCTCGACCATCGCCGCCGACCTGGTGCCGGAGAACCGGCGCGCCTCGGCCATCGCCATGATGTTCGCCGGCCTGACCGTCGCGATCGTGACCGGCGTGCCGCTCGGCACCTTCATCGGCCAGACCTTCGGCTGGCGCGCCACCTTCTGGGGCGTCGCGGGATTGGGCGCCGTCGCCTTGGCCGGCATCGCGGCCCTGCTGCCGTCCAACCTGAGCAAGGCTCCCCCGGCCTCCGTCATGGACCAGGTGCGGGTCCTCGGCAGCACCCGGCTGCTGATCGTCTTCGCCATGACGGCGCTGGGCTACGGCGGCACCTTCGTGACCTTCACCTTCCTGGCCCAGGTGCTACAGCAGGTCTCCGGCTTCGACGCCTCCAGCGTCAGCCTGATCCTGATCCTCTACGGCCTCGCGATCGCGGCCGGCAACATCGCCGGCGGCCGGATCGCCGACCGCGACCCTGTCAGGGCGCTGACGGTCCTGTTCGCCCTCCAGACGGCCGTGCTGGTGCTGTTCAGCTTCACCATGATCTCGCCGGCCTGGGCCCTGATCACGCTTGCGGCCCTCGGTTTCCTCCAGTTCGCCAACGTGCCCGGCCTCCAGCTCTATGTGGTCCAACTCGCCCGCCTGCACCGGCCCGGCGCGGTGGACGTGGCCTCGGCGCTGAACATCGCGGCCTTCAACCTGGGCATCGCGGCCGGGGCCTGGATCGGCGGGCTCGTCGTCGATTCTCCCCTCGGCCTTCCGGCGACCCCCTGGGTCGGAGCCGTCCTGGTCGCCGGCGCCCTGGGCCTGACCGTCTGGAGCGGCGCGCTCGACCGGCGGCCCCGGCAGGCTCTCCAGACTGCCTGA
- a CDS encoding SDR family oxidoreductase: MDLGLSGRNAIVCASSQGLGRACALELARAGCTVVVNGRDQAVLDRTAEEIRKETGATVIAVAADVSTREGQDALLAAVPAVDILVNNNGGPPRRDFREIDRDAMVTGVVGNMVTPIELVQRVIDGMVERKFGRIVNITSASVKMPLTGLDLSSGARAGLTGFLAGVARSVAHANVTINFVLPGSFDTRRLRTGLEGGAKAQGVAVEEFADQRRAEIPARRFGDPSEFGKACAFLCSAHAGYITGQSLLIDGGAYHGIL; this comes from the coding sequence ATGGATCTCGGACTCAGCGGACGGAACGCCATCGTGTGCGCGTCCAGCCAGGGCCTCGGCCGCGCCTGCGCCCTGGAACTGGCGCGCGCCGGATGCACCGTCGTGGTGAACGGCCGCGACCAGGCGGTCCTGGACAGGACCGCCGAGGAGATCCGGAAGGAAACCGGCGCCACGGTCATCGCCGTCGCCGCCGACGTCAGCACCCGGGAGGGGCAGGACGCCCTGCTCGCCGCGGTGCCGGCCGTTGACATCCTGGTCAACAACAACGGCGGCCCGCCGCGCCGCGACTTCCGCGAGATCGACCGCGACGCCATGGTCACCGGGGTCGTCGGCAACATGGTGACCCCGATCGAACTGGTCCAGCGGGTGATCGACGGCATGGTCGAGCGGAAGTTCGGCCGGATCGTCAACATCACCTCGGCGTCCGTCAAGATGCCGCTGACCGGGCTGGACCTGTCGAGCGGCGCCCGCGCCGGCCTGACCGGTTTCCTGGCCGGCGTCGCCCGGTCGGTCGCCCACGCCAACGTGACGATCAATTTCGTGCTGCCGGGCTCGTTCGACACCCGCCGGCTCCGCACCGGTCTTGAAGGCGGGGCGAAGGCCCAGGGCGTCGCCGTGGAGGAGTTCGCCGACCAGCGCCGCGCCGAGATCCCGGCCCGCCGGTTCGGCGATCCGTCGGAATTCGGCAAGGCCTGCGCCTTCCTGTGCTCCGCCCATGCCGGCTACATCACCGGCCAGAGCCTGCTGATCGACGGAGGCGCCTACCACGGCATCCTCTGA
- a CDS encoding LysR family transcriptional regulator — protein MDNRAGEMQVFVRVVEAGSFSEAARQLMMTPSTVSKLIVRIEERLGVRLMERSTRRLSLTDEGRLYYERSGALLAELDDVERELAQGAGSARGTLRVNASVAFGTHGIVPLLPDFWAAHPNVTVDLSLSDEIVDLYLDRTDIAFRVGELASSTLVARKIGSARRKIVGSPSYLDRHGTPETFEDLAHHNCLSFNFRRAAPVWPMREGGRVVDRVVHGSLIANNGETVREMAVRGVGLARLADFHVDPDIAAGRLVEVLAGSQGSGLPGDAEDVHALYLGGQRVPRRVRAFLDFMVPRLQAFMKRDP, from the coding sequence CCGTCCACCGTCAGCAAGCTGATCGTCCGCATCGAGGAGCGGCTGGGCGTCCGCCTGATGGAGCGATCGACCCGCCGCCTGTCCCTGACCGACGAGGGCCGGCTCTACTACGAGCGGAGCGGCGCGCTGCTGGCCGAGCTGGACGACGTCGAGCGCGAACTGGCCCAAGGCGCCGGGAGCGCGCGCGGCACCCTGCGGGTCAACGCCTCGGTCGCGTTCGGGACCCACGGCATCGTGCCGCTGCTCCCCGACTTCTGGGCGGCGCACCCCAACGTCACCGTCGATCTCTCGCTGTCCGACGAGATCGTGGACCTCTATCTCGACCGCACCGACATCGCGTTCCGGGTCGGCGAACTCGCCAGCTCGACCCTCGTCGCCCGCAAGATCGGCTCTGCCCGGCGCAAGATCGTGGGATCGCCAAGCTACCTGGACCGCCACGGCACGCCGGAGACCTTCGAGGACCTGGCGCACCATAACTGCCTAAGCTTCAACTTCCGCCGTGCGGCGCCGGTCTGGCCCATGCGGGAGGGCGGCCGGGTCGTGGACCGCGTCGTCCATGGCAGCCTGATCGCCAACAACGGCGAGACGGTACGCGAGATGGCGGTCCGCGGCGTCGGCCTCGCCCGGCTCGCCGACTTCCATGTCGATCCCGACATAGCCGCCGGCCGGCTGGTCGAAGTGCTGGCCGGCAGCCAGGGCAGCGGCCTGCCGGGCGATGCCGAGGACGTCCACGCGCTCTATCTCGGCGGCCAGCGGGTGCCCCGGCGGGTCCGCGCCTTCCTGGACTTCATGGTGCCCAGGCTCCAGGCCTTCATGAAGCGCGATCCATGA